The Sus scrofa isolate TJ Tabasco breed Duroc chromosome X, Sscrofa11.1, whole genome shotgun sequence genome has a segment encoding these proteins:
- the LOC102157656 gene encoding KRAB domain-containing protein 4 produces MSQETSAFRDMFVDFTLEEWQQLDAAQKTLYRDVTLENYSHLLSVGYLVAQPEGIFSLGQAEGAGKADGEAPTRSGPGERAPGQSGRGKGTWWASQSLASGACPGALLRKPRRGQDPGRMERAL; encoded by the exons ATGTCCCAG GAAACGTCAGCCTTCAGGGACATGTTTGTGGACTTCACCTTGGAGGAGTGGCAGCAGCTGGACGCCGCTCAGAAGACCCTCTACAGGGATGTCACGCTGGAGAACTACAGCCACCTGCTCTCCGTGG GATACCTCGTGGCCCAGCCAGAGGGGATCTTCAGCTTGGGACAAGCAGAGGGGGCCGGGAAGGCAGATGGAGAAGCCCCAACGCGGAGCGGACCAGGTGAGCGGGCGCCGGGCCAGTCAGGCCGGGGCAAGGGGACCTGGTGGGCCAGCCAGAGCTTGGCCTCGGGGGCGTGCCCGGGAGCTCTTCTCAGAAAGCCCAGACGGGGACAAGACCCGGGTCGGATGGAACGAGCCCTGTAA
- the ZNF674 gene encoding zinc finger protein 674, producing MGEKPECNKHGKAFDETPTPTKHQRTHAREKPYECNKCGRDFRRKSHLSVHQRIHTGEKPYECSICGKTFSGKSRLSVHHRTHTGEKPYECRRCGKAFGEKSTLTVHQRTHTGEKPYKCNECGKAFSEKSPLIKHQRIHTGERPYECSDCRKAFSRKSTLIKHQRIHTGEKPYECSECGKAFSVKSALIVHHRTHTGEKPYECRECGKAFSGKSTLIKHQKSHPGDKTY from the coding sequence ATGGGTGAGAAACCTGAGTGCAATAAACATGGGAAAGCTTTTGATGAGACACCTACCCCCACTAAACATCAGAGAACTCATGCAAGAGAGAAACCTTATGAGTGCAATAAATGTGGAAGAGACTTCAGGAGAAAGTCACACCTTTCTGTTCACCAGAGAAttcatacaggagagaaaccctatgaatgcagCATATGTGGAAAGACTTTCAGTGGAAAATCACGTCTCTCTGTCCACCATAGAACTCATACAGGTGAGAAACCTTATGAATGCAGACGATGTGGAAAAGCATTTGGCGAGAAGTCAACCCTTACTGTACATCAGAGAACGCATACAGGAGAAAAACCCTATAAGtgcaatgaatgtgggaaagccttcagtgaAAAGTCACCACTGATtaaacatcagagaattcatacaggAGAGAGACCCTATGAATGCAGTGACTGTAGGAAAGCATTCAGTAGGAAGTCAACTCTCATCAAGCACCAGCGAATTCATACAGGAGAAAAACCCTACGAATGTAgtgaatgtgggaaggcctttagTGTGAAATCAGCTCTCATTGTACATCACAGAActcatacaggagagaaaccttatgaatgcagagaatgtggcaaagccttcaGTGGAAAGTCAACTCTAATTAAACATCAAAAAAGTCACCCAGGAGATAAAACCTATTAA